GCGTCCCTtggaggagctaatgactttgcttgaaagtggacgaactgtcttcggggagaaaactaccattcatcgacttatgctgAGAAAGTCTTGGACATGAACAAACTGTCTTCCAGAGGaggactaccatttgtcgatcagCTGGGGAGATTCTGGAGCTGAACAAactcactactagaaaattcgcttttagtgactaAAATAGTGACCGAAAAATTTCAGTCACTCTAGCCACCAAAATAGCCACCAAAAATTAGTATGGTATATGTAAAATTTTTGATGTCGCAAAATCGGTCACTAATTGAAATTAGTCAGCAAATTTGTGACCAAATATTCAATATAAAAAAGCTAaagttaatttttgttttttttacataattttaattaatttagcgaCTGAATTTCAGTGGCTAAAGTATATATAGGCTAAACTAATAACAATATAATACTATGTCTAGTGGTTGGTCATATGTTAAAGAAGGATATGAGTTCCATCCTTTGCtgcattgttttttattttaaattttagtgGTTAAAAATACTAGACATAAAATGGCCCAGCCAAGAGTCGAAGCGGTGACATTTCAGTGCCAATAAAGATCTCCTACCAATCCATCTAACCGTTTATGTTATATTATTCTGAATATCAAAACTATATGAACGCATCTAAGCATTTTCCAACTGTAGACAAAACGTTTCCACTTTCTTTTTCCGCGCTcggtaatttatttttaaaacaaaatgatagttttatttttacagcttctttgtttcaaaattCTCCACCAACCCTAACACTCATGACCTCGTAAACATTATTTTTCCGCCGCACACTCATCCTTGTTTCTCCGCCGCCCACTCCTCCTTGTTTCTCCGCTATTCAAATCTTTCATTCGCCGTCCGGTAAAAACcgcaaaaccttcaacaacatATCAAGGTATTTCACTTCTTTCTGCTTCTCTTGCATGCTTCTTTTCTTTAATGGTTGTTTCTATTTATTATTATGGTTGTTTTTTTGTTTCTCTGTGAGTGGGATTTTAGATTTTGATAGAAATTTCTTTGGGTATTGGATGCCCTATTTATGTGTGAGAAAGAGAGATACTTgaaaataacataataaatataGAATAGAAACAAGTTTTATGTTTATTGACAGTTGTTGTCATTGTGACAAAAGAAATTGATTAGAATAAGTTTAAGATGTTAATTCCATATGAGTAtgaaatcattttgacatgattaAATCACTAATATTAAACCCCAGTAGATATTAATCACTTTAAGTAAAGTGATAGAAAGTTATATTGTCTTATGGTGGTGTTTAGAATTTATAAGATAGCATGAGTTTTTTTAATCTGGCTTGTAGTGAATCATCATTGAGAGTAAGTTCTTCCAAGCTTTAAGTTTGACAATTAATTTTTTAGTAATGGCTTGTAATGAATCATTATTGGTTTGCCTTTAAAGATGAAGACTCCTAAGTAATCAAAATGAGTTAATCATGTAGCGAAACCCAGAATATTAGCTAgagtttaaaattattatatagagAAAAATTTACTATTCTCTTGATGGAAAATGTGTTGGTTGGAAATGCTTAGTTAGAATTTATTTAGGCTTATTCTTGGCATATGTTCATTAGCAgcaatagttttaatttttttttttttataatttgggatgcaaatttaaaattttaagaacTGATAACAATATGTAATTCTACCTTGCTAGTTGTGCACATGGTGAAGAAGTGCTTTAAGTGCTATTGGTATCCTCATTTAACCTTCCTGTAGATTACTTGTATTTCAACTCTTAGAAAAACACTTAACTGAACTCAAACTTTGCTATAGTTATAGGTTCATTTATATGGGCAACATATTACTATTAATTTGTCCTCTTACTATAGTCTCCTAGTAATTTTTCTGACAGTGAAACTAAGTCTCTATTTTTATGATCACTCTTCTCATTGttggatttaaattatttttgttgtcTAACTCTTGTTGTTTCTTTAATTGAACTTCCCTGTTTGATTTGTACGAGTAGACTTTTAAATTCAATAAATCTGATACTCTTTAGCAACAACTCTAAAAACTTAATAGTAATTTAGCAAGTGTATCAAATTGTTCACATAACCATATTCTCATTGTTGGAAgtagaatttttttcccttttattcAGGTATGctcattatttttatattgacaTTGTAGATATTTGGGATCAGAGTGCTCTACTTTTTATACAAGAACTCAAGGTaattatttgaaaaataattgtAGAAGGTGAGATTCTTTAATATTTTCTTGAATCTAGTCTTATATATATTGTTTGCCTTaaataccatatatgaactataatatgaaattataagttattttttcatttttggtGTCTAACTTAAATATTATACATGACATATATGCTCTGTTTAAATACAATACATGATCTATATACTTTAATTATATTACAGAATAAACATGGACATCCGACTacatcgtagttggatgtataaTAGGTTAAATCCTGGTCGGAAGGGGTACACTGACGAGTTTCGAAATGGGTTAGATGAATTTGTATCATTTGCACTTCGGCAAGAGGGCATAATTAATAGTGAAATTAGATGTCCTTGTTCTAATTGCAAAAACGTCCCTTTGAAACACTTCGAAGAAGTTaaagttcatatttttcaaaaagagttCAAACCTGATTATTGGTATTGGACATGTCATGGAGAAAGTGATCCGGAGTTACTTGTAGAAATTAATAAACAAAAGTTTGCACAAGAGGGTCATAGCAACAACCACGGTAGATTTGAGAATATGGTTTATGACGCTGTTGGACCAGAACACCAAATGCAATGTGAGGAAGAAATGGAAGAGTCTCCAAATATTAATGATCAAAAGTTTTATGATTTACTACATGCAGCACATAAACCATTGTGGCATGGATGCAACGATCATACTGAATTATCTACTGCTGTTAGATTATTGATGATTAAGTCAGAGGGGAACATGTCTCAACGGTCTTTTAATCAAATGGTGGCACTTATGAAGGAGACACATCCTCCAAACAATCTTGTTCCTAATGATTATTATAGGACTAAGAAAATTGTTTCAAAACTTGGTCTCACTGCAGAAAAAATagattgttgtgttaatggttgtatgctatactacaccGATGAATGTAAACAACTAAGAGAATGCAAGTTTTGTAATGCACCTCGTTATAAGAAAAAAAAGACTGGCAAGAAGAGTTGCAAAGAGGTGCCCATAAAGAGAATGCACTATTTACCCTTAATTCCCAGACTTAAGAGATTATACGCTTCAATGAGCTCTGCTCCTCATATGAGGTGGCATTATGAAAATAAACGAGAACCAAGAGTGATGTGTCATCCATCGGATGGAGAGGCTTGGAAACATTTTGATCAAACTTATCCTTCCTTTGCTGCTAAAGAGGGGAATGTAAGATTTGGATTATGCACCGATGGTTTTACACCATTTAATCATACAACCTCTTCTTATTCATGTTGGCCTGTAATTGTTACCCCCTACAATCTTCCTCCAGAACTGTGCATGACAACTCCCTACATGTTTCTCACTTTGATTATTCCCGGTCCTCATAATCCAAAGAGCAAGATAGATGTTTATTTGCAACCATTGATAGGTGAGCTCAAACTTTTGTGGGATGAAGGAGTGCTTACATATGATATTTCAAGGAAAAGGAATTTCATAATGAAAGTTGCATTAATGTGGACTATTAATGATTTTCCGGCATATGGAATGTTGTCTGGTTGGAGTACAACTGGAAAATTAGCATGTCCATATTGTATGGATAAATCAAAATCTTTTTTCTTGAAGCATGGTGGCAAGTGTTCTTGGTTTGATTCTCATCGTCAATTTTTGCCTACAGATCATGCATTTTGAAGAAATAAGAATGCATTTTACAAGAACCGAGTAGAAAAGTCTCGACCTCCAAAATAGTTGACTAGGGATGATGTGTGGGATGAAGTATCTGATTTCCCTAAAGTAACTGAGGTCGATCCTTGTATATGTGATGGGTTTGGTGTGTCCCATAATTGGAAAAAACAAAGTATTTTTTGGGAGTTACCTTATTGGAAAACCAACTTAATAAGGCATAAtcttgatgttatgcatattcAGAAGAACGTGTTTGATAATGTCTTTAATACAGTGATGGACATAAAAGATAAGACCAAAGACAATGCTAAGGCATGAATGGATGTGAAGAAGTATTGTCGAAGAAAGGAGTTAGAATTACAAACACAATCAAATGGAAGAGTTTTAAAGCCTAAAGCAAAATATGTTTTGTCTAGTGACCAACAAAAGGTTGTGTATAAATGGGTTTCTGAGTTAAAAATgcctgatggtcatgcttcgaattTGCATAGATGTGTAAGCAAAGGTGATGGGAAGCTTATTGgaatgaaaagtcatgattgccatgTATTTATAGAGCGATTGTTACCAGTTTCTTTTAGTGCACTTCCCCATCAAGTGTGGAGTCCTATAGCTGAGTTGAGTAAGTTTTTCAAGGATTAATGCTCAACAACTTTGCGTGTGGACGATTTGTTATTGATGGAAAAAAATATAGTGATTACAACTTGcaaattagaaaaaatatttcCACCTGGATTCTTTAATTCCATGGAGCATGTTCCGATTCATCTTCCTTATGAAGCAAGGGTTGGGGGTCCTGTGCAATATCGTTGGATGTATCCATTTGAGAGGTAATCATTCAAATTGTCCAACCCATAAATCTACATTTTTAAGTTTTCATAATTAGTAGTtaactttatatatattattatttaggtACTTGAAAAGGTTGAAACAAATGGTTAAAAACAGATCGCATGTAGAAGGGTTGATTTGTGAGGCATATCTATGTCAAGAGACTTCTCATTTTTGTTCATATTATTTTGAGTCTCATGTGAAATCTTTGAGAAATAAAGTATGTCGAAATGATGATGGGGTTCAAGATGATGTAGTTCAACATACTTTATCAATTTTTAATCATCCTGGTCGCTTAGCTGGAACTCGTAAGAGTCGGTATTTGGATGAAAAAGAATTAGCTGCTGCACATTTGCATATCCTACTAAATTGTGAAGAAGTCCAACCATTTATTCAGTAAGTAAATTAAACTTTACTTGATTTATCATTTTATATTAATCATATAgaatgattttaataataataataataataataataataataataataatatcacgtGTTAGATGCTTTGTGCAATATTTGGAAGAAAGTTATCCAAATATATCTCAAGTTGTCGTGGACGGTAGGATTGCATCTGAATTTCCAAGTTGGTTTCAAGCATATGTAAGTTTCATGCAATTTCTAAAGTGATTTCAACTATAATACTTAACTTATCTTATAATTGTGGAATATAATGAGTTTATGTTTCCTTTTGGTAGGTACATGACAAAAATAACATGGTGCAAGATTTGTATTTGCACCAGTTAGCATATGGTCCTAAGAGGAAGGTTTATACTTGGCCTATTTATTATGTCAATGGTTTTAAGTTTCACACCGAAGAATGGAGTGCTGGAAAAAAAACCATTAATTGTGGAGTTTGTGTCAAAGGTGACGATGAAGGAGTTGAAGAAAATTATTATTATGGGAATATTAAAGAGATTATGCAAGTTGAATACCTGGGAGAACCAACCAAAcaattagttttatttaattgtgaaTGGTTTGATGTTGTTGCCAATCGTGGCATGAAAGTTCAGCACCAATATGGCATTATGGAGGTTCATCACCGTAGAAGATATTCAAATTATGATCCTTTCATATTTGCAACAAATGCTATTCAAGTTTATTATGTACCATACCcaggaaaattaaaagaaaagattgaTTGGTGGGTTGCCATTAAGACAAAACCTAGAGGCAGAGTCGATGATCGTTACACATTAGAGGTTGCATATCAAGAttcaacaacaactacaacaagtGTTGATTTTGTAGCAAATGATGAGTTACTTGACCATTTAAGAGATGAAGGGGAATATGAGGAAATAGAAATGAGTATTGAGGAACTAGAAAAAGAACATGATGAGAAAGACGAGGAGAACGAGGACGAATTTGATTTAGAAAATGATTTAGAATACTCCGAGTATCAGGATGATGGCACTAAcattgatattgatgatgatggtgatgatgatgatgagatgaTACATGGACATAATGATTATTAAAttgtaatatttttcattttgtgGAATGTGATGCATTTAGTTATTTTATGCTATAaacaattctaattttttttactgATTGCAGATGGCAGGTGAAGATAAAATTAAGGAAAAAGCTTCAAAGACTCGTAAATTAAAACATATCAAAATTTCAACTCCACACATGGCATCCCATGATGCACCTCCACATATGACATCTCATGATGCACCTCCTCACATGACATCCCATGATGCACCTCCTCACATGACATCCCATGATGCACCTCCTCGTACGACATCCCATGATGCACCTCCACATATGACATCTCTTGGTGCCCTTCCTCATGTTACACATCCTTCTAAGACATTGCATTTTGCATCTCCTCATAGTATATCTCATGTTGCACCCTCTTCAAGCACATCTCATGTTAGACCTGTTTGTAGGGCATCTCTTACTAAGAAATCTAATGGCCTTCCTCATACACCGACATCTGCTACTATGACATCTAATGGCCCACATCCTTGTGTTGCACCTCCTATAAGGGAATCTGCTACTAGGACATCTAATGTCCCTCCTTCTCATGTTTCATCTGCTGTTAGGACATCTAATGTCCCACTTTCTCATGATGTGTCTACTACTAGGACATCTAATGTCCCACTTCCTCGCGTTACATCTGCTGTTATGACATCTAATGTCCCAGTTTCTCATGCTACATCTGCTACTAGGACATCTAATGTCCCACTTCCTCATGTTGCATCTGCTACTAGGACATCTAATGTCCCACATTCTCATGTTGCATCTGCTACTCGGATATCTAATGTCTTAATTCCTCATGCTTCATCTGCTACTAGAACATCTAATATCACACCTCCATCTTCAATACGAGGGGTAGCATCACCGTCTATTTCACAACCTTATGATTCTGATGGAGCACAAACCCCAAGATCAAGTGAAACTGTTGTTCCATCTGAGACACAAAGTAGTGGAGGAAAGCAAACTTTGTACCTTGACTTGCAagggtatatatttatatatatgaatATATCTATATTCAGTACTTTTCATATAATATATACATTTCTTAACTATTCATATGTATTGTTTGTAGATTTTTGCCTTTGTATGCTGCAGCTAGTGGGATCAGAGATATCATTTGGAGTAATTATAGTATGCCATGGAACTCATGGAAGAAGATACACATTGATACAAGGGACTTGTGGTTTGGAGAGTTTAAGGTATTTTTCTAATATGTGAAATTTTAGTAGGTGtaattgaatgaacattttagatagccatatatatttttcttaatgCTATATGTAgtttaaatgaattaatttaaaatttgaaacagATCATAACttaactaaaaaaaaatctttgttATTAAATATACTTATTAGCAATGGTATATAACTTAACTAACAGAGCATTAAGTAGCAAAGGTATGTTTCTTAATAGTTTAACTTAACTAACAAGGATTCTCATATGAGAAAGAAAGCAAGATAGCCATAGATATTATAAATTCCAGCCCCATATTTTAGGATTTCTTTCCTTGTGTTCTTCTTTCTAGTAGCCAAAAGCCACAACATTAAATTTGATAGTGTTCTTCTTTCCTTGTTTTATCAATgataattgttcaattaaatataAGAAAAGATGTTGAACAGAACATAGAAATAAAGGGACAAAAACATACTTAATTCATAaagttgtattttttttaatctatcaTAAATTTGTTTCATAAGTTTGGTTATAAAGTTTGTTGGAACCATCCTTTTCTTAGATAATTAATTTTCATACTTCTTTTACAATACAATCCTAAATTGCTATTGTTATGTTTATTGTGTCagtaattttagttttttatgctttctatacaaaaaaagtatAATTTTGTTCCACCGGATGATGCATGGGCtagaaagaactttgaaaaacgaGGTGCAGCAATAATGAAAAATAACCTAAACAAGGTTCGTGTCACAAGGAAAAGACCAACATGGATTAATCTGAATTTGTGGAATACATTATGTGAGCATTGGGGAACTTCAGGATATAAAAAGAAGAGTATACAGGCGAAAACAAACCGAGCATCTGACTGTGAAGGTTTTGGAATGCCCCTACACACTTGTGGCTCTATCTCCACATCCCAACATAGAGCTAATTtggtaaagtttattttatttatataaacctGATGTGTATATAAATGGTTTTGTGTGCTATTAACTCTGTATTTCTGCGGCATATGTTTGTGTT
The Vicia villosa cultivar HV-30 ecotype Madison, WI unplaced genomic scaffold, Vvil1.0 ctg.000525F_1_1, whole genome shotgun sequence DNA segment above includes these coding regions:
- the LOC131629140 gene encoding uncharacterized protein LOC131629140 — protein: MDIRLHRSWMYNRLNPGRKGYTDEFRNGLDEFVSFALRQEGIINSEIRCPCSNCKNVPLKHFEEVKVHIFQKEFKPDYWYWTCHGESDPELLVEINKQKFAQEGHSNNHGRFENMVYDAVGPEHQMQCEEEMEESPNINDQKFYDLLHAAHKPLWHGCNDHTELSTAVRLLMIKSEGNMSQRSFNQMVALMKETHPPNNLVPNDYYRTKKIVSKLGLTAEKIDCCVNGCMLYYTDECKQLRECKFCNAPRYKKKKTGKKSCKEVPIKRMHYLPLIPRLKRLYASMSSAPHMRWHYENKREPRVMCHPSDGEAWKHFDQTYPSFAAKEGNVRFGLCTDGFTPFNHTTSSYSCWPVIVTPYNLPPELCMTTPYMFLTLIIPGPHNPKSKIDVYLQPLIGELKLLWDEGVLTYDISRKRNFIMKVALMWTINDFPAYGMLSGWSTTGKLACPYCMDKSKSFFLKHGGKCSWFDSHRQFLPTDHAF
- the LOC131629141 gene encoding uncharacterized protein LOC131629141; its protein translation is MAGEDKIKEKASKTRKLKHIKISTPHMASHDAPPHMTSHDAPPHMTSHDAPPHMTSHDAPPRTTSHDAPPHMTSLGALPHVTHPSKTLHFASPHSISHVAPSSSTSHVRPVCRASLTKKSNGLPHTPTSATMTSNGPHPCVAPPIRESATRTSNVPPSHVSSAVRTSNVPLSHDVSTTRTSNVPLPRVTSAVMTSNVPVSHATSATRTSNVPLPHVASATRTSNVPHSHVASATRISNVLIPHASSATRTSNITPPSSIRGVASPSISQPYDSDGAQTPRSSETVVPSETQSSGGKQTLYLDLQGFLPLYAAASGIRDIIWSNYSMPWNSWKKIHIDTRDLWFGEFKFFMLSIQKKYNFVPPDDAWARKNFEKRGAAIMKNNLNKVRVTRKRPTWINLNLWNTLCEHWGTSGYKKKSIQAKTNRASDCEGFGMPLHTCGSISTSQHRANLTEMNGIPPTPSDLFVHTHQHRKNKTWVDRRSEHVYENYKRRWEELTQQESSQGTPPPKEIDVWTEVARIRKGHVYGLGSESSLFASRRNYRGSSSSSTEWVQRHEFEELKIEREEMKIEREEMRKERDELRDALK